Within Microcebus murinus isolate Inina chromosome 8, M.murinus_Inina_mat1.0, whole genome shotgun sequence, the genomic segment TTCTAAACAACGTTACTCTGCCAAGAATGAATCTGTGTCATCATCTAATGGCTCTTGTCATTTTAGTGTGGTGATCAAGGAGGAAAAATGAAAGTACTTTATGTGGAAAAACAGATAAGATATGAAAGTATTTCATAACCCAGAGTGCAAGGCTGTCTGCAGTATAACACAGATCTATAAATAATTCAGTTAAAACAGTTTACCTGCTTTACATGAGTGGGTTCTGTTCACTGATCTTCATTCGAGTTCACACTAAAGTTATTTAACTGCAGGCCGCATTATATCACACAGACCAAAGCATTATAGATTTTTTCCAAACGTAATATACAAATCCAAATTGATTGCAGCCAAACGTAAATTTAGTCAAATCTTTAATATACTCTATTAAGGCATGAATAAGACTTTAAAACTCTGTCTTAGCtacagagtagctgagactagagtCAAACCCATTGCAAACAACCAGAATAGAAAGTTACCTTTGGACATGGTATTTATTCTCAACAGtgtaatatctaaaataataaatgtgttttcagaTGTAAAAATGGGCATTACCTGTCATTATAAAATGACTAAATTTACAATGACAACATTTAAAGAGACTAACCTCTATGATACTGCTCACAGGCACATGCCTCACATTTGTCACTGGCTGTACCTGTATGCTCAACGCTCCCTTTTCCTagaacaaaaatatctttcaaaacacaggaagaaaagcACCCGCCATTTTTCCCACCTCCAGTTGAGATATGTATATTCCAACAGCCTGCCAGGTAGTTGGCAAAATATGCATTATTCCAGGATGGCCAGGCGAAATTTAgaataagaaatgcaaaatacatCCTGGTGCTTCAGAATTGTTTAGGTTTTAAGTAATCTGGGGTTCCCTTATATGGAAGACTTCGTATGACAAGATGGGATAAACCTGTTCTACAGTAGAGCAAGAATGCATACTCGGAAATAGGATCAGGATTCAGCACTGATGGCACTGTGATATGATAATCACAGGCTACATGGGAGATTCCTTGGGACTCCCTTGGTTTGACATGGGTATGTAGCTGGGAAAGGGACAGTTGGGCGAATGGAAAGAGGAGGAATTAGGGAGGTTTGCTACTTTGGGGAGGGGCTAGCGAGGATTATTTTAATCAGTGCTGTCCAGTAgtgtagccactagccacatgtatcTGGTACCAAGGAAATGTACTATAAAAGTCACACTGGGTTTTGAAAACTAAGTATGAAAAAAGGAAccatcaataatttttatattgattacatgttgaaattacAGGTGAAATGATAGTATTTGGGGtatattaaataacaatattaaattgaTTAGCTTCACTTGCTATTTTTGCTTTCTGAATGTGGCAACTTGAAATTTGTAAATTACACATGACTTACACGATATATTTCCAGTGGATAGCACTGCTGTGTATCCATTTTACATGGTAGAATTATGGTTAATGTTTGCTTTCTTGGGGTTCcctatttttcaaagtgaaaatatGAGAAACAGACTATATTCTGttttgatgaaaaaatatatatcatggaTTTTGGAGTCTGACAAGGATGTATCCTAGCTATAGCACTTGGGCAACTAACTCcttcatttgttaaataattagGATAATAACCATTTTAACCTCACCCAAACGGTTATTACCAGGTTGTTGTCAGGAGTGAGCAATGCATGGGAAATTAGCAGAGTGCTTAACATAGAAACTGGCATGGGGAAAACTCGATAAATATTCCATGTTATTCTAGGTTATATCTCGAGACCTGTCAGATGCATGATTTTTTAATCTAGGTCCATTTTTAATTCAGATCACTGTCTCTCCTGCTCTTCAAGTTTGTACTTGCTAATGTACCTACCTACTTCTACAGCCAGAAAGCTGagctttcccttcttttcctttatcattGAGCATCTCTGGTCTGATACCCCATTTTCTGCTACTTGTTCAGACTGAGCTTCCTCCTATTTAGTTACTTTAGCTCATTTCGATTTCAGAGCAAGAATTTCTTCCTGGCTGAAACTACAAACCATTCCACAACCCTTTATCTGCCCCTATCCCTACCTCCCACCTGGATGCTGGGTCTTGCTTCTTATTGAACCCCACTTCTTTGGATGGGATGATGAGTTGATCACGCAGTTGACACTAGGCAAGTGCGTGTAGAGAGCTAACAGAAGAATAAGGGTCATGTAAACAGGAGATCAAGAGAACAAGGTGCAAAGACAGGacagaagaaaagcaattttGATACTTCTCTCCCACACACCCGCCTTCTCGTCTCATTGCCTTTGCCTGTTGGCTTTAAAAGCCATGTGATGTTCAGCTCTTGGTAAGTACAAAGTGCTTCTCATCGCCTTTCTGGATTCTCACCACCTGAAGTACAACCTCCTGCCGTGTAGCACACAGCACACATCTAAAACCGTGCGCTCAATTTTCATATTCTGGGAGGTCAGTTCTCAGATGAAGATGGTTGTACTTGTGTTCTGAAATTCAGTGAcaggaaagaggggaggggaaagtaaAACTTTGTGAAGATGCGTAGCTTCCCCAGGTATGGTATGCTGCCTGGCTCCCTCACAACTAATGAGTCAGAGCTGCCTGAGGGGCAAGCAAGGAGCAGGAGCTCAAGAATGAATGTGGAATATCACAGGTGGCTGGAAGCACCTACATTCCTCaaagcagtgaaaaaaaaaaaaagatcctgaattcctatgcaagtatttttttaaaaaatcagaaaaacattgatttttttttgttgttgttcccatCCAGCAGCTATAACTAGGTGATTGAGAATATACTCTTGACTTAAGGtggtattttttgtcttttcatcagATCGATATGTTActttgcctgttttatttttagatttactGAGTATTCTCAGGATAGcaaattcaaaggaaagaaataagcaaattgGTTTGCATTTCAAAGCTAGGGCTGAGGTTCCACAGGAGAAACCCTTGAAAATCAACAAGGGAGATGAGTTTCCAAGGCCCTCCTTGCTGACATAAGGGGTTTGTAGAGGATTTGCTGCTGGGGCAGCTGAGTTATTTAAGGTACAGAGAACTCACACCTAGGGTCCCTGTGCCACCAGGCAAGGGATGCTCAGGCCAGTGTGTGCAGGAAGCCCAACTTGGGATGTGTGAACATGGCTGTTTTTCCTGAAGCATTTACTAATGAAATAGTTATTACCGTTGATCATAGGCAGGAAGCGTTCATTGGCAACCATCATTTCCCTGTAGTTTCCTGGAAAATCAGGTTTGAAAATGTGAAtgaattttccttattattatctTATGATTCAAATTAGGGAACAGGAGGAAGCCTTTCTGAGAATATGAATACTGCATTAAGATACCAGCTTTCTACACAGGAACTTACACCCTGGTGTCTTGGCTTCTTCAGGAAAGAGAGAGCAAATGCTCTGCAGATTTCCtgatcttccttttttcttctctctctttttttttttttttaggtcaccGTAGAGAAACTCTTATGATGCTTGTGATCAGTTGTTGGTAGGCTATGTAGCCTCCTTTTCTCTGTCAGAACTGTAGAAATGGTGATGATTGTGCAAGTTTTGAATGCAAATAGTCGGCATGCAAATGTTCCTGCAGTCCCCATTTGATCCCCATGGAGGGACCCTGAAAGGTGTCTCTTCTCTAGGGCCTGCTGACACCGAAACTCAGTGCTGCAAAAGCAGTGAGCATATTCCTGGCTGAACCTGAAGTTTTATATTTGTCATTGTTCGGGGGTAATTTTTCTTCCACGTGATGGTGGAAGAGATGATGTATCTAAAAGTGTTTGAAAAGAAACAGATGCTCTTGCAGATATGAGCATcatgattacaggtgtgcacaCCTAGCAcatgccccccccaaaaaaaaattctcagtgacAGGCTATTCCTGATATTGCTTCCCCTGAAATCAAATGCAAAAATCAGTGCCATTAAATATGCTTCCTTGTTACCAAAGGGACACTATTTCCATTCGACTTAAGAATATCACTGGGTCttctttgtgcattttttaaaatacagtactGTATCTATACATCTagttctttaaaacaaaaagacaaaaccgGATTTATGGGCAACATAAAATGCTTTCCAGATACACAACCatcaatgaaaacattttttttttaaaaaatgaacagacacCAACAGGTATAAATACACTGTCTGAAGCATTTAATGGTCTTTAATACAGCCAACTCTCCTCCCCGGGTTTGAAGCAGTGTTCAGTTCTCTTTTCGCAAAAGCGCCTGCCAAGCGCAACACTGAAAGACACTGGTACCGTTTCTGGCCAAGCAAGCACAGAACCGAGGGGCTGCGTATTTCACGGTTTCCACTTATTCGCGTGTTTTGTTCTCACGCTGCGCTGTGTcgctctgtttctctctctcccgcCCTCGCCCGCGCAGGGCTGATCGTGGTGACCCTGGCCGTCTGCTGGATGCCCAACCAGATCCGGAGGATCATGGCCGCGGCCAAGCCCAAGCACGACTGGACGCGCTCCTACTTCCGGGCGTACATGGTCCTCCTCCCGTTCTCGGACACGTTCTTCTACCTCAGCTCGGTCGTCAACCCGCTGCTGTACAACGTGTCGTCGCAGCAGTTCCGCAGGGCGTTCGCGCAGGTGCTGCGCTGCCGCCTGGCGCTGCCGCACGCCGACCACGAGAGGCGCCGGCGCGCGCTCGCCGGCTCCAGCGCCGCCCGCGGGCCCCGCGCGCGCTCCGCCCGCCGCCCGCTGCTCGTCGCCTCCCTGCGCGGGGCCTCGGCCAGGGCCGCCGACAGGGTCCTCCTGAGCACGTTCCAGGGCGAGGCCAAAgccgagccccagccccagccccagccgccGGGCCCCGCCTCGCCAGACCCCAGCTCGGAGACGAAACCGGCCGCCGCCGGCCCCGAGAACGGTTTCCAGGAGCAGGAAGTTTGAATGCGGGGTGGGGTGAGCAGGCTTCCAGCGGGAACCCGCGCTCCCTCCCCGCTCCAAAGCAGCGTGGCCCTCGCGCAGCGGACACGACAGAAACTGTGCCCCCCGCCAGGGACAGGATGGGAGCGAGAGGCTGTGGGAAAGGCAGGGGCCACCTTGGCAGTGACTTCTAAGGCCTTGGTTCTGCCAGCCTGgccttgactctggtcacacCACAGGGGGCCGAACTTTCGCTCTGTGGCCCCCTTCCTTCAAGTGTACACGCCGAAAAATTCAGTCAGGCTGAATTTATTCAGAGCTTACAAAAATGCTTTTACATGGAGCTCTttgcaaaggaacaaaaaaagagaacacaCACTCCCCTCCCTACCCAGGATAAAAGGACACCCAGCAGACACTCGGGGAGGTGGGGGAGCGAGGGCCGGAAGAACAATGCAGGAGGGGGCGGCATCTCCTTCGGCTTCAGCAGTGTGCCAAGAAGAGGGCCAATTTGAGGAGCAGGACGGTGGTGGGGAGCCCCGGCCTAAGGGCCGAGGCAGAGCTGCCCCTTTTCTTGGGCCTTGGCCCGTTGCAAAGAGGGGTGTTGCAGCAGCTGATGCACACCGAGTTCAGTTTCCCTGGGGAGCAGAAGGACTGGTAGCCGGCAGAGGCGATGAGGCAGGCCGCTGATGACGCACACGACTTGCGGTACATGATCCCTGCAACACAGACCCAAAGGAGCCGGGTTAATGCGCACTGGCCCAAGGACAGCCGTCCTTCTGAGCCCAGATCTGAACCACAGCTCATCCTTCCTCCTCCCGCAGCCCAGAGACCTGGTGGGGCCAAGGAGGTGCTTCCACTTGTTTGACTGAGCTCCCCAAAATACACAAGATATAATATATGGCAAAAGAGGCAGTCACATTTTACCACTTTTTAACAAAATTGTTCCCAAATCTACTTTAGATCCCAATATCAGTGAATAAAGAGCTGTTAAAAtgaaagtctgttttttttttttgaagtcagaGTTCACACTGTGCACAAGACATagctttttatttactttttttaaaattttgattcaaaCTATCTCATGTCAGCTAGGACCACAAGTGGTGCTTCTAGATCTTATCTCTGTTATTACTTTATAAGCAACCCCAGAGAGATGGCTCTCAACTGTGTTGATTAAATCCTGGAGTTCTTTGAAGAAAGACCAAATCCCAAAGGGGAATAAGTCTGATCCCTACTGAAGGGGCCCTGATTTTTCTACTGATTTTAGCGTAGGGGCTGACACTGTGCCCAGGACAGCCTTATTCTCAGGAAGGAAGCTCTGTCCTCAGGACACATGGCCATCTGCCAAATCAGGGCCACCCGCTAGCACTCAGTAACACATGCAGTCTGGGCTCAGAAAGGAACTTCCCCAGAAGACTGGAAGGCCTGTCTCAAGGATCGTATGTATCCTGTCCAAATCACAGTATAGTCATCAAATTAGGGTGTCTTGGATAATCATTTGATTTCTTAAAGCTGGATGTTGACACAATTCCAATCATAATGCTAGCCAAGCTTTATTTAAGGGATTTCCTGCCTGCCAGGCACTATTCAGATGGCTGTGGTGTGCTAGCTCACATACCACCTGCAGCAAGTCTACGAGGGAGGCGCCCCACTTACAAATGGGGAGCCTAAGGGCCAGAGAGGTTTAGTCacgtgtccaaggtcacacatgtAGGAAATGGAACTATGATTTTTGAACCTAGCATTCTGGCTCTATGTGTCAAGACTATTACTGTATAGCAAAGAGAACACCAAATTAACCACAAAAATGGTGGGGCTCTTTTGTGTGTGGGGAGGGTTTCCTCTGAAGATTGTTTTTCATGCATGGGTGTGCGGTTGTTTTatatcaacaaaaaaattttttttgtacagatacTATTTAATGCTTAAGCTGAACTTTGAGGTGAACGGTCTTAGCGTGATTGCTGCCCTACATGGCCGAGGGACATGGCACTCCTGCCAGCCGCCCGGGTTCCTTACCTGCTCCTTCTCGGCAGGTGTGTGGGCAGGTGTGGTGTGGGTTTGGGCTCCCTCCTCTTTGAGAATTGCCACTTTGGGTGTTGCAGAAACagtaaaaaatcaaactgcctAAAACTTCCAAATGGGAGGCAAATAAGTACTTTACCTTAAAACATGCAATTCTATGTCATATCTTTCTATAACTGATTGCTTGTAAAGATTGATTTTCTAACCCTGTTAGAAAATCCTGGAAGGTGAGAACTCTGGTGAAAGCCCAGGTACGGAGGACACCTGTATGTGCGTGTGGGAGGCATGTCTGATTTCCAAGGCATATGCTTCCGGGACCTGCCCATTTCTACATTTCCCACAATCCCCACGTTCTCTATCCACTTCCCCTTTTAGGAATGCAAGTTTTACTCACTATCTTTTTCTTAACTATTAAAAGCATTGTCATTTGCCAGTTCAACTACAATGAACATTTTTCtcttaagtaaaaatttaaaaatatttaccaaatatatttttcattgtaaaacaGTTCAGATACCCAGTAAGGTGAAAACGCCCCTTGAGTACTCTTGCCCGTCCCAGTACCTCCCCATGTTCCCTCCCAGACAACCCCTGTCATCAGTGCTGTGCCTTCTTCCAgggctttttctatatatttatgtattttcccaTGGAGAAATAAAGTACGTGGAtttgtacacttttttttttttttgtgacagagtgtCTTGCTcagtcacccgggctggagtgcagtggcgtcagcctagctcactgcagcctcaaactcctgggctcaatcaatccttctgcctcagcctcctgagtagctgggattacaggcacctgccacgatgcctgtctaatttttctatctttagtagagacaggctctcactcttgctcaggctggtcttgaactcctgagctcaagtaatcctcccgcctcagcctcccagattgctaggattacaggtgtgagccaccgcgcccggcctgtacacATTCGTGAATGGTATCACACGCTACATGCTGTTCTGCAATTTGTGTTTTTACTTAGTGCCATGGCTGGGGGTTAGTTTTAACCCTAACTTTGCCAGATTAAGGATCAGTGATGAGGTATGTTAGTTCGATAAACAGTGAGTGAGGTTATGACGAGATGGACCCAGCAGAGCTGCAATGTCTGCCGAGACCCTCACATCTTTAGTCAGGAACAATCCATCTTTACAAGGGAAGTTGGGGGGTGCAAGCTCTCCAGTTGGTTGTTTATAAACTGACACCCCTGTCAGTTTATATAAACTGACCTTATGAACCTATAAACTGACCTTAACCTGGTGGGTTAAAACTAACCCCCAGCCATGGCACTAAGTAAAAACACAAATTGCAGAACAGCATGTAGCGTGTGATACCATTCACGAATGTGTACAGGCCCAgtgcggtggctcgcacctgtaatcctagcactcttggaggccaaggcgggaggattacaGAAAGGCTGTCTGAAGGGGAAGGTTGAGAGCCCCAGGAAAAAAAGAGGCATTTGGTGGATGCTGAAAGGAGGCTGCCATTTCCCTCCGCTGTGCCGAGAAAGGGGTCTGATGTCACAGGTGTGTCCACTGACTGGCTGGCCACTCCAGGCCAGGCCCCTGAGGATGCTCAGGGGCAGTGAGAGTGCTCAAACGATGGGATGCTGAGGGCAGCTGTGGCCCCCCGAGAGCCTCCCTTGGTGGAAGTCCGAGTTGGGAGGCTGGAACTGGAGATGCTCTGTGTGACACTGGATATGACTAAAGAGGTTTCTAACCAGATGAAAGGAAATGTGGGCCCCGCTGGCATCAAAGTAAATGGCAGGGAGCTGGCGGTGTGGAGGTCTGGAGGGGCTAGCTTTGGAGAGattgaagaagaaggaagagtaCACTGGCAATCACCTGGGCAGTGGGAGAGGAATCAGGTAGCAGGTGTTGTCCTACCTGCAATGGGgaaattcaaaatgaaagagGGCCTTGAGAAAACAGAAAGGCATCTTATTCATCCCTTTAATGGCAATGAACGCGGTGGAGATAATATGATCACACGGAGCCTTTGCAAGACACGGATGGGGCTGAGGCCGGGCATCCGGAAGCCGCAAAGACGTGGGAACAAGCTGCCTCTCCCAGGGCCTCAGATAGAGAAAAGCATGCCAGG encodes:
- the LYPD1 gene encoding ly6/PLAUR domain-containing protein 1 isoform X2, with product MRAPRAAPAAPLGGGRRLAGSIAATFCGLFLIPGFALQIQCYQCEEFQLNNDCSSPEFIVNCTVNVQDMCQKEVMEQSAGIMYRKSCASSAACLIASAGYQSFCSPGKLNSVCISCCNTPLCNGPRPKKRGSSASALRPGLPTTVLLLKLALFLAHC
- the LYPD1 gene encoding ly6/PLAUR domain-containing protein 1 isoform X1; its protein translation is MWVLGIAATFCGLFLIPGFALQIQCYQCEEFQLNNDCSSPEFIVNCTVNVQDMCQKEVMEQSAGIMYRKSCASSAACLIASAGYQSFCSPGKLNSVCISCCNTPLCNGPRPKKRGSSASALRPGLPTTVLLLKLALFLAHC